One part of the Athene noctua chromosome Z, bAthNoc1.hap1.1, whole genome shotgun sequence genome encodes these proteins:
- the ISL1 gene encoding insulin gene enhancer protein ISL-1 isoform X2, which translates to MGDMGDPPKKKRLISLCVGCGNQIHDQYILRVSPDLEWHAACLKCAECNQYLDETCTCFVRDGKTYCKRDYIRLYGIKCAKCSIGFSKNDFVMRARAKVYHIECFRCVACSRQLIPGDEFALREDGLFCRADHDVVERASLGAGDPLSPLHPARPLQMAEPISARQPALRPHVHKQPEKTTRVRTVLNEKQLHTLRTCYAANPRPDALMKEQLVEMTGLSPRVIRVWFQNKRCKDKKRSIMMKQLQQQQPNDKTNIQGMTGTPMVAASPERHDGGLQANPVEVQSYQPPWKVLSDFALQSDIDQPAFQQLVNFSEGGPGSNSTGSEVASMSSQLPDTPNSMVASPIEA; encoded by the exons ATGGGAGACATGGGAGACCCACCAAAAA aaaaacgCCTGATTTCCCTATGTGTTGGTTGCGGCAATCAAATTCACGATCAGTATATTCTGAGGGTTTCACCGGATTTGGAATGGCATGCGGCGTGTTTGAAGTGTGCAGAGTGTAATCAGTATTTGGACGAGACCTGTACGTGCTTTGTTAGGGATGGCAAAACCTACTGTAAAAGAGATTATATCAG GTTATACGGCATCAAGTGCGCCAAGTGCAGCATCGGCTTCAGCAAGAATGACTTCGTGATGCGCGCCCGCGCCAAGGTGTACCACATCGAGTGTTTCCGCTGCGTGGCCTGCAGCCGCCAGCTCATCCCCGGCGATGAATTCGCGCTGCGGGAGGACGGCCTCTTCTGCCGGGCGGACCACGACGTGGTGGAGCGGGCCAGCCTGGGCGCCGGGgaccccctcagccccctgcACCCCGCCCGGCCGCTGCAGATGGCAG AACCTATCTCTGCCAGACAGCCTGCTCTGAGACCCCACGTCCACAAGCAGCCCGAGAAGACTACCCGTGTCCGGACTGTCCTTAACGAAAAACAGCTTCACACCTTGAGGACCTGCTACGCTGCAAACCCCAGACCTGACGCCCTCATGAAAGAGCAACTGGTAGAAATGACTGGCCTCAGCCCGAGGGTCATCAGGGTTTGGTTTCAAAACAAGCGATGCAAGGACAAAAAAAGGAGCATTATGATGAAgcaacttcagcagcagcaaccCAATGACAAAACT AATATCCAAGGGATGACAGGAACTCCGATGGTGGCAGCTAGTCCGGAGAGACATGACGGTGGTTTACAGGCGAACCCGGTGGAGGTGCAGAGTTACCAACCGCCCTGGAAAGTACTGAGTGACTTCGCATTGCAGAGTGACATAGACCAACCTGCTTTTCAGCAACTA gttAATTTTTCAGAAGGAGGACCCGGTTCCAATTCTACTGGAAGTGAAGTAGCATCAATGTCTTCTCAGCTGCCAGATACACCCAACAGCATGGTAGCCAGTCCTATTGAGGCATGA
- the ISL1 gene encoding insulin gene enhancer protein ISL-1 isoform X1 — translation MGDMGDPPKKKRLISLCVGCGNQIHDQYILRVSPDLEWHAACLKCAECNQYLDETCTCFVRDGKTYCKRDYIRLYGIKCAKCSIGFSKNDFVMRARAKVYHIECFRCVACSRQLIPGDEFALREDGLFCRADHDVVERASLGAGDPLSPLHPARPLQMAAEPISARQPALRPHVHKQPEKTTRVRTVLNEKQLHTLRTCYAANPRPDALMKEQLVEMTGLSPRVIRVWFQNKRCKDKKRSIMMKQLQQQQPNDKTNIQGMTGTPMVAASPERHDGGLQANPVEVQSYQPPWKVLSDFALQSDIDQPAFQQLVNFSEGGPGSNSTGSEVASMSSQLPDTPNSMVASPIEA, via the exons ATGGGAGACATGGGAGACCCACCAAAAA aaaaacgCCTGATTTCCCTATGTGTTGGTTGCGGCAATCAAATTCACGATCAGTATATTCTGAGGGTTTCACCGGATTTGGAATGGCATGCGGCGTGTTTGAAGTGTGCAGAGTGTAATCAGTATTTGGACGAGACCTGTACGTGCTTTGTTAGGGATGGCAAAACCTACTGTAAAAGAGATTATATCAG GTTATACGGCATCAAGTGCGCCAAGTGCAGCATCGGCTTCAGCAAGAATGACTTCGTGATGCGCGCCCGCGCCAAGGTGTACCACATCGAGTGTTTCCGCTGCGTGGCCTGCAGCCGCCAGCTCATCCCCGGCGATGAATTCGCGCTGCGGGAGGACGGCCTCTTCTGCCGGGCGGACCACGACGTGGTGGAGCGGGCCAGCCTGGGCGCCGGGgaccccctcagccccctgcACCCCGCCCGGCCGCTGCAGATGGCAG CAGAACCTATCTCTGCCAGACAGCCTGCTCTGAGACCCCACGTCCACAAGCAGCCCGAGAAGACTACCCGTGTCCGGACTGTCCTTAACGAAAAACAGCTTCACACCTTGAGGACCTGCTACGCTGCAAACCCCAGACCTGACGCCCTCATGAAAGAGCAACTGGTAGAAATGACTGGCCTCAGCCCGAGGGTCATCAGGGTTTGGTTTCAAAACAAGCGATGCAAGGACAAAAAAAGGAGCATTATGATGAAgcaacttcagcagcagcaaccCAATGACAAAACT AATATCCAAGGGATGACAGGAACTCCGATGGTGGCAGCTAGTCCGGAGAGACATGACGGTGGTTTACAGGCGAACCCGGTGGAGGTGCAGAGTTACCAACCGCCCTGGAAAGTACTGAGTGACTTCGCATTGCAGAGTGACATAGACCAACCTGCTTTTCAGCAACTA gttAATTTTTCAGAAGGAGGACCCGGTTCCAATTCTACTGGAAGTGAAGTAGCATCAATGTCTTCTCAGCTGCCAGATACACCCAACAGCATGGTAGCCAGTCCTATTGAGGCATGA